Below is a window of Lacibacter sp. H407 DNA.
TGAAGCTAACGTCGAAAATACTATCGATTATCAAAAAAATAGAATCAAAATATGAGTGGCTGGTATCTTTATAACAAGTACAGGAGTTTGTCTATAAAGCTTACCTTTTTTTTGCTTATTGTAATGGCGTTTCTTATGATCCTTAATATACTTTTTGTTTCACCAAATATTGAGTCAGCAAAGAAAGTAGATAGCTTAAATAAAATAAAAGAACCTGCAACGAATAAAAAAATCTTTGGAAATTAAAAAATTAGATCTGCTGAAATTTGATGGATTTCGACGGTACATTGAGCATACTTTGTACTTCCACCTTTGCGCCTCCCACTTTCGTCAATCACCATTCCTGCCCCACCCAAACAGCACCGCCAATACTATCACGAACAGCATTGCTGTCAGCCGCTTTGATATTATTTTCTTCACGCCAGCGGAGTAATGCAAAAAAGGCTGCATAAAATGCTTCTTTGTGTACACCCTCTGTTAACGGAAGTAATTGTTCGGCCGAAATATAAAACGAGGATGCTTGTCCGCCCAGTGCCAGATCGATCTGCTTCAACTCACTCACTACGTTCACTCCTGTAATTGCAGCAACGGCAGCGGCATCGCCCAACTGGTGCGTGAGTTTTGTGGCAGGCGAATCAATAGCCGTGTGGCCATACAATCCAATCAACTGTACCTGGTATTCCAATTGATTGGCGATAATAAATTCGTTGGCCGTTGCGGCGATCCAGTGCCCA
It encodes the following:
- a CDS encoding anhydro-N-acetylmuramic acid kinase encodes the protein MVYRALGIASNASAQQLELVFASFEVSGQKWAVEIRQTASIPYPQELWGRLEKAATLPAVDYMQLHVDYGHWIAATANEFIIANQLEYQVQLIGLYGHTAIDSPATKLTHQLGDAAAVAAITGVNVVSELKQIDLALGGQASSFYISAEQLLPLTEGVHKEAFYAAFFALLRWREENNIKAADSNAVRDSIGGAVWVGQEW